A part of Acidimicrobiales bacterium genomic DNA contains:
- a CDS encoding arsenate reductase ArsC, with product MSPSDIEPLPLDQQNLVRSVSTRLQGQFAGTFGPETIERFVVDSLERLVPTAKVTTFLPVLAERFARERLNALGRFEGSLPSTTPGVLFLCVHNAGRSQMASGWLRHLAGDRVTVYSAGSEPASEINAAAVAAMAEVGVDITTEFPKPWTDEVVRAADVVITMGCGDACPLYPGKRYEDWELDDPAGQDVAAVRAIRDDIRRRVEDLMGSLGITPP from the coding sequence ATGAGCCCGTCCGACATCGAGCCGCTCCCCCTCGACCAGCAGAACCTCGTCCGCAGCGTGAGCACCCGGCTGCAGGGGCAGTTCGCCGGGACGTTCGGGCCCGAGACCATCGAACGGTTCGTCGTCGATTCGCTCGAGCGTCTCGTCCCCACCGCGAAGGTCACGACGTTCCTCCCGGTGCTCGCCGAGCGGTTCGCCCGCGAACGCCTGAACGCGCTCGGTAGGTTCGAGGGCTCCCTGCCGTCCACCACCCCTGGCGTACTGTTCCTGTGCGTGCACAACGCCGGACGGTCACAGATGGCATCCGGCTGGTTGCGGCACCTCGCCGGTGACCGGGTGACCGTCTACTCGGCCGGTTCGGAACCCGCTTCGGAGATCAACGCCGCAGCCGTCGCGGCCATGGCCGAGGTCGGTGTCGACATCACCACGGAGTTCCCCAAGCCGTGGACCGACGAGGTGGTCCGCGCCGCCGACGTCGTCATCACCATGGGCTGCGGCGACGCCTGCCCCCTCTACCCGGGGAAGCGCTACGAGGACTGGGAGCTCGACGACCCCGCCGGCCAGGACGTCGCCGCTGTCCGAGCGATCCGTGATGACATCCGCCGCCGCGTCGAGGACCTGATGGGCTCGTTGGGGATCACACCGCCATGA
- a CDS encoding helix-turn-helix transcriptional regulator, whose amino-acid sequence MSTKVRSTGGCCSPLTSGALDEVAATDMADALKVLADPARLRLLSLVASSSTGEACACDLVEPLGRSQPTVSHHLSMLVDAGFLSREKRGRWAWYRIVPERLEALRAALAP is encoded by the coding sequence ATGTCGACGAAGGTGCGGTCGACCGGAGGGTGCTGCAGCCCGTTGACCTCCGGTGCGCTCGACGAGGTCGCCGCCACCGACATGGCGGACGCGCTGAAGGTGCTGGCCGACCCGGCCCGGCTGCGCCTGCTGTCGCTGGTCGCATCGTCCTCGACGGGTGAGGCGTGCGCCTGTGATCTGGTCGAACCGCTGGGACGGTCCCAGCCGACCGTGTCGCACCACCTGTCGATGCTCGTCGACGCGGGGTTCCTGTCGAGGGAGAAGCGGGGCAGATGGGCGTGGTACCGGATCGTGCCGGAGCGCCTGGAGGCGCTGCGGGCCGCGCTCGCCCCGTGA
- a CDS encoding class I SAM-dependent methyltransferase, with protein sequence MTEPTPLYGEVFFEVFEALPRQGPGDRASTARALASCDGLPVAPSIVDLGCGVGAQTLHLAELTGASIVAVDNHAPFLDRLALAAAERGLARRIHPLLADIAATGLRPASFDLVWSEGALYQIGLDAALRVCRDLLRPGGYLAFTDAVWRRDDPPAAVRASFEIDYPAMGAVDRVVAVVAGSGLELVDHFTLPDDAWWHDFYTPLQARVRGLRHVHASDPGALAVLDQLDAEADMHDRYSDYYAYEFFITRRPAWPRCGPARRRGSPAG encoded by the coding sequence GTGACCGAACCGACGCCGCTGTACGGGGAGGTCTTCTTCGAGGTGTTCGAGGCCCTGCCACGCCAGGGACCCGGAGATCGAGCCAGCACCGCGCGTGCCCTCGCGTCGTGCGACGGCCTACCTGTGGCACCCTCCATCGTGGACCTGGGCTGCGGCGTCGGCGCCCAGACCCTGCATCTCGCCGAGCTCACCGGCGCGTCGATCGTCGCCGTCGACAACCACGCCCCGTTCCTCGATCGGCTCGCGCTCGCGGCCGCCGAGCGCGGGCTGGCCCGCCGCATCCATCCCCTCCTCGCCGACATCGCGGCCACGGGGCTACGGCCCGCGAGCTTCGACCTCGTCTGGTCCGAGGGTGCGCTGTACCAGATCGGCCTCGACGCCGCCCTCCGGGTGTGCCGTGATCTCCTGCGCCCGGGCGGCTACCTGGCGTTCACGGACGCGGTGTGGCGACGCGACGATCCCCCGGCAGCGGTCCGGGCGAGCTTCGAGATCGACTACCCCGCGATGGGGGCGGTCGACCGTGTCGTGGCCGTCGTCGCCGGCAGCGGGCTTGAGCTCGTCGACCACTTCACGCTGCCCGACGACGCCTGGTGGCACGACTTCTACACGCCGCTCCAGGCACGCGTCCGCGGGCTGCGACACGTCCACGCCTCCGATCCTGGTGCACTCGCCGTGCTCGACCAGCTCGACGCCGAAGCCGACATGCACGACCGCTACAGCGACTACTACGCCTACGAGTTCTTCATCACCCGCCGACCAGCTTGGCCGCGATGTGGTCCAGCACGGCGCCGTGGCTCACCTGCGGGCTGA
- a CDS encoding cupin domain-containing protein — translation MHIAKNDIPVRVEAPGAVARQLPDFGVAEGVIGAEYFSLGAGTDLAPLLAGLDGDACHAPHWGYVIQGVVVVTYTDGTTERCTTGDLFHWQAGHSVRVEEDAELILFSPQVSHGAVLDHIAAKLVGG, via the coding sequence GTGCACATCGCGAAGAACGACATCCCAGTGAGGGTCGAAGCCCCCGGAGCCGTCGCCCGCCAGCTCCCCGACTTCGGAGTCGCCGAAGGCGTCATCGGCGCCGAGTACTTCAGCCTCGGCGCCGGCACCGATCTCGCACCGCTGCTGGCGGGCCTCGATGGCGACGCGTGCCATGCGCCCCACTGGGGCTACGTGATCCAAGGCGTCGTCGTCGTCACCTACACCGATGGGACCACGGAGCGCTGCACCACGGGCGACCTGTTCCACTGGCAGGCCGGACACAGCGTGCGCGTCGAGGAGGATGCCGAGCTGATCCTGTTCAGCCCGCAGGTGAGCCACGGCGCCGTGCTGGACCACATCGCGGCCAAGCTGGTCGGCGGGTGA
- a CDS encoding flippase-like domain-containing protein, producing MSDVDPVPERMGRAATGLQRLERVSWRSVLQVVLLVLAVSVLVNKIAGLDLDEVADELRDASWSLVGLAFVVAQAPRLTQTLSTLGAAPRPLPARPVYLLQLAQGYVGLAVPTSAARVAMNIRFFQKQGFSSGAALAIGGLDGFAGFLVEAGLLAGLIALTPQTLHFDVDAPSLPQWRTILAILIALAAVVAVVSILLPGRRREMVAWAKDLLADGRGALRELGSPRRLLLLLGGNLASIVLFSSALGLFAAALGTTVSFSDLVVIVVSVSLLAGLLPVPGGIGVVETGLTLGLVAAGMPEGPAFAAVILYRMSTFYVPPLWGYAAFRWLEGNRFL from the coding sequence AACGGATGGGCAGGGCGGCGACGGGTCTCCAGCGCCTCGAGCGGGTGTCGTGGCGGTCGGTGCTCCAGGTCGTCCTCCTCGTCCTGGCGGTGTCCGTCCTGGTCAACAAGATCGCCGGGCTCGACCTCGACGAGGTCGCCGACGAGCTGCGCGACGCATCCTGGTCGCTGGTCGGCCTGGCGTTCGTGGTCGCGCAGGCGCCGCGGCTCACCCAGACGCTGTCCACCCTCGGCGCCGCGCCGCGACCGCTTCCCGCGCGGCCCGTGTACCTGCTCCAGCTCGCGCAGGGCTACGTCGGCCTCGCCGTTCCGACCAGCGCCGCTCGCGTAGCCATGAACATCCGGTTCTTCCAGAAGCAGGGGTTCAGCTCGGGTGCAGCGCTCGCCATCGGCGGCCTCGACGGCTTCGCCGGCTTCCTCGTCGAGGCAGGGCTGTTGGCCGGGCTGATCGCACTGACCCCGCAGACCCTCCACTTCGACGTGGACGCGCCCTCGCTGCCTCAGTGGCGCACCATCCTCGCCATCCTGATCGCGCTGGCAGCAGTCGTCGCGGTCGTCTCGATCCTGCTGCCTGGCCGCCGACGCGAGATGGTCGCGTGGGCCAAGGACCTCCTGGCCGACGGTCGCGGTGCTCTGCGGGAGCTGGGCTCGCCCCGCCGACTCCTGCTCCTGCTGGGAGGGAACCTTGCATCCATCGTCTTGTTCTCCTCCGCTCTGGGACTGTTCGCCGCGGCTCTCGGAACCACCGTGTCGTTCAGCGACCTGGTGGTCATCGTCGTCAGCGTGTCGCTGCTCGCCGGCCTGCTCCCGGTCCCCGGCGGGATCGGCGTCGTCGAGACCGGACTCACCCTCGGTCTCGTCGCCGCCGGCATGCCGGAGGGACCCGCCTTCGCCGCCGTCATCCTCTACCGGATGTCGACCTTCTACGTCCCGCCGCTGTGGGGATATGCAGCCTTCCGGTGGCTCGAAGGCAACCGCTTCCTGTGA